Proteins encoded by one window of Deinococcus radiodurans R1 = ATCC 13939 = DSM 20539:
- the mutY gene encoding A/G-specific adenine glycosylase, translating to MTLPVSASGPAPFSPEVGALRRDLLGWFDRAGRDLPWRLGDEGRRDPYRVWVAEILLQQTQVARGLGYYERFLEAFPTVQALAAAPQDAVLKAWEGCGYYARARNLHRAAAIIDEQGFPQDYAGWLALPGVGPYTAAAVSSLALGEPRAVNDGNVRRVLSRLRAEAHPSDKWVQEQADRLLDPARPGAWNEAVMDLGATICVPKSPACDRCPVSAHCAAYQLGQPGDFPAPKARPQAREVRAVALLIGDAEYAVLEKREGSLLGGLFGLPLEEIGARETAADALARLQARLGAEVKECLGTVQHGMTHRRLSVEVYRAEADRPRQPVRGAALSRLDHKALDVWRQRQAGLFGAALDSSPLGEA from the coding sequence ATGACGTTGCCCGTGTCTGCCTCTGGTCCGGCTCCTTTTTCCCCGGAAGTGGGGGCACTCCGGCGTGACCTGCTCGGCTGGTTTGACCGGGCGGGGCGCGACCTGCCCTGGCGGCTGGGAGATGAGGGCCGGCGCGACCCTTACCGGGTGTGGGTGGCCGAGATTTTGCTGCAACAGACGCAGGTGGCGCGGGGGCTGGGGTACTACGAGCGCTTTCTGGAGGCTTTTCCGACGGTGCAGGCCCTCGCCGCCGCGCCGCAGGACGCCGTGCTCAAGGCCTGGGAAGGTTGTGGCTACTACGCGCGTGCCCGCAACCTGCACCGGGCAGCGGCCATCATCGACGAGCAGGGGTTTCCGCAAGACTACGCCGGGTGGCTGGCGTTGCCCGGCGTGGGCCCGTACACGGCGGCGGCGGTGAGCAGCCTCGCGCTGGGCGAGCCGCGAGCGGTGAACGACGGCAACGTGCGGCGGGTGCTGTCGCGGCTGCGGGCAGAGGCTCACCCGTCCGACAAATGGGTGCAGGAACAGGCTGACCGTTTGCTGGACCCCGCTCGACCCGGTGCCTGGAACGAGGCCGTGATGGACCTGGGGGCGACCATTTGCGTGCCCAAGTCGCCGGCGTGTGACCGCTGCCCGGTCAGCGCCCACTGTGCGGCGTACCAACTGGGTCAGCCCGGTGACTTTCCTGCGCCCAAGGCCCGGCCCCAGGCGCGCGAGGTGCGGGCGGTGGCCCTCCTGATCGGGGACGCCGAGTACGCCGTGCTGGAAAAGCGGGAGGGCTCGCTGCTGGGCGGGTTGTTCGGTTTGCCGCTGGAAGAAATCGGGGCGCGGGAGACGGCAGCGGATGCTCTGGCCCGTCTGCAAGCTCGCCTGGGCGCCGAGGTGAAAGAGTGTCTTGGCACTGTGCAGCACGGCATGACGCACCGCCGCCTGTCGGTGGAGGTCTACCGCGCCGAGGCGGACCGGCCCCGGCAGCCGGTCCGGGGCGCGGCCCTCTCGCGGCTGGACCACAAGGCGCTGGATGTGTGGCGGCAGCGGCAGGCGGGGCTGTTCGGTGCGGCGCTGGACAGTTCCCCGCTGGGCGAGGCGTGA